Below is a window of Thermodesulfobacteriota bacterium DNA.
TCTCAATAAACGAAAAATAGTTGGATAAAGATATAGTGATCAATAGAAGGAATCGTATATGTCCGGTTGTAGCATCGGGTGTTCTCGATAATAGGATTCGAAGATGGATACAAAACCCGCGAAAAATACTAGGTCCCTATGTTAAAGAAGGAATGACTGTTCTGGATATAGGTTGTGGCCCGGGGTTTTTCTCTATTGATATGGCACAAATGGTCGGCAAATCCGGTCGAGTCATCACTGCTGATTTACAGGAAGGGATGCTTCAAAAAGTAAGAAAAAAGATTAAAGGAACTGAACTTGAAGAACGTATCACACTGCACAAATGCGAGGAGAACAAAATAGGCGTTTCTGAGAAGGTTGATTTTGTTCTGTTGTTCTATATGATTCACGAAGTTCCCAATGTAAAGGTATTTTTTAGTGAAATAGAAACGATTCTAAAGCCGAATGGACAGGTTTTCATGGTAGAACCACCATTTCATGTTTCAAAAAAAACGTTTGAAAACACAATCAAAAAAGCCATGGACGCCGGCCTGGCAGTTGTTGAGAGACCTAAATTATTTCTTAGCAAGGCAGCAATATTGAAAAAGGGCTGACATAGCATAATTCACTCTTCTCTTTTCTGTAAAGTCTTTCCTGAAAGCTCTTGACAAACCTAAGTTATATGTTAAGATTCTGCCCACTTCATACTTAAAGAACAGTCAACCTTAGTATAGTGATAAATCATTGAGGGTTATAGGTGGTAAGGCAAAGGGAAGGAAGCTGCTTTCTGCCAGAGGCTTAACTACACGTCCAACCGCTGACAAGATTAAAGAATCGATTTTTAATATACTATCCTGTGATTTCAAAGATAAGGAGGTTCTGGATTTGTTTGCAGGAACCGGGAACTTAGGGATAGAGGCACTGAGTCGGGGGGCATCGAAAGCAGTCTTTATCGAGAGTAGTCGGCATGTCTTGCCTGTGTTAGAAAAGAACCTCCGAAACTGTGGGTTTACTGATATCAGTCAAATAATAGGCACTACCGTAGAGAAGGGAATAAAGATTCTGGAAAGAAGGGGAAATAGATTCGATTTTATATTTCTGGATCCACCTTACATAAAGGGTATACTGAAAGACGCTCTGGTGAAGATATCCCAATCAGATATTTTAAAAGATACCTCTTTGGTTATAGCTGAACACTCTTCTTCAGAAATGGTAGAAGGAGGTATAGAAGGACTAACCTTGGCTGATCAGAGAAGATATGGTACAACCATAATCTCGTTTTTTGAATTTTTCAAAAAAACTAATTAACCCGTTAATAAAAGGAAGCTTATGGAAAGATTTGCTGTATACCCAGGTTCATTTGATCCGGTTACCAATGGTCACGTAGATTTGATAAATAGGGCTCTCAACCTCTTTGATAAGCTTATAGTAACGGTTGCATTAAATCCACTCAAAACCAATTTGTTTACTATGGAAGAGAGGGTAGAGATAATCCGCGAGATATTCAAAGATAATCCCAAGGTTATTATAGATTCCTTTGACTGTCTTCTCGTAGAATATTTGGATAGACAGAATGTGCATGTAGTAGTTAGAGGACTCAGGGCAGTACTGGATTTTGAATATGAATTCCAGATGGCGTTGATGAACAGAAAACTGCATAGAAATATAGAGTCAGTCTTTCTTATGACCAGCTACAGGTGGTTCTATATCAGTTCTAAAATAATCAAAGAGGTGGCAAGTATGGGTGGTTCTGTGAAAAACCTTGTCCCTGATGTTGTCGACAGAAAGTTAAAAGAGAAATTTCCAAAATACAGAGAGTTAAACAGTAATAACATAAGGTTAAATGGAAGGAAAAATCATGATTCTGGCTGAAAGAGTGAATAAGATAAAACCGTCGCCAACCCTGGCAGTATCTGCCAAGGCAGATAAAATGAAGGCAGATGGTATAGATATTATAAGTTTTGGGGCAGGAGAGCCTGATTTCGATACGCCTCAAAACATTAAAGACGCAGCTATTAATGCCCTTAATGAGGGCTTTACCAAGTATACCCCTGTTGATGGAATTCAAGAGCTGAAGGATGCTATAATCAATAAATTCCAAAGGCAAAATAACCTGACCTATGAAAGAAAGCAGATCATAGTTTCCTGTGGGGGAAAGCACATTATCTATAACATCGCACAGGCCCTTTTTAATAGTGGTGACGAAGTGATTATTCCGGCTCCCTACTGGGTATCGTTCCCTGATATTGTCCTTTTAACCGATGCTACACCTGTCATTGTAAAAACTACAGAAAAGAATGAATTTAAGATCCTGCCTGACGAATTATGGGAAGCAATCACTGATAAGACTAAGGCAATCATATTAAACAGTCCTTCAAATCCTACCGGTACTGTGTATATGGCAGAGGAGCTTGGAAAGATAGCAGAAATTGCTGTAGAAAAGAAACTGATCGTAATATCGGATGAGATATACGAGGAATTCGTTTACGATGGTTTAACTTTTACCAGTATAGCCTCATTAGGAAAGGAAATAAAAAATTTAACCATCGTGGCAAATGGGGTCTCAAAGGCTTATTCTATGACAGGATGGAGAATAGGGTACGCAGGCGGGCCACAGGAAATAATTTCGGCAATGAGTAAAATTCAGAGTCAGAGCACCTCCAACCCTACATCCATAGCCCAGAAGGCCAGTATAGAGGCACTAACAAACTCTTATGATGCTGTAAATACAATGGTAGAAGAGTTTAACAGAAGGCGAAAATATATGGTCAAAAGGCTCAATTCCATTGATGGAGTTTCGTGCTTAAAACCTATGGGGGCTTTCTATACATTCCCCAGGGTTTCACCACTTTATCAAAAAAGGTTTAATGGGAAGAGAATAGAAGACTCCACCGGTTTTGCCGATTTTCTTCTGGATGTTGCCATGGTTGCTGTGGTACCAGGTCTGGCATTTGGTGATGATAATCACATCAGACTCTCCTATGCCACGTCTTTCGAAAATATTAAGATGGGCATGGACAGGATTGAAGAGGCTATAAAACAATTGGAATAAAGTTTGATGGATTCGTAAAAAGTCCATCTGCGGCGTTACGCTGCATCCCTCGTTGTTGCAGCGTAACTATAAGTACGCCTCACTCCTCGTGATTTGCGTGCCTTGTATCTGGAGTTTTTTACAAATCCATCGAGATTTTGAATAGTTACAAGGGCATCAAGCTCTTGATATGCGCTTCTATTTCACTTTACTAAGTAAATCCCCCCAACAATAAGGACAGTACCAATTATCCTGGGCAGTGTTATAGCTTCTCCTAAAATCAAAATGCTAAGCATAGCTGTCACCAGTGGATAGGTAGCAGCAAGGGGAACAATTTTAGAGGTTGCCCCCGTCTTAAGGATCTGGTAATAAGTCCACATGCCCAACAAGCCAGCTAAAATTCCACTTAAGGAAAAAAGAGAAATCGATTTAACGTCAGTGTTGATTATGTCCTTTATATCGCCAGTTAGGATAGTAACAACCACAAGAATAACTGTTATGGTAATACTCCTTATGGTAACACCAACTATAGGAGACACCTTCGTTAAACCGATTTTTTCTATTATGGGAGTTGCACCCCAACATAAAACAGTAGCAATCA
It encodes the following:
- a CDS encoding class I SAM-dependent methyltransferase; the protein is MDKDIVINRRNRICPVVASGVLDNRIRRWIQNPRKILGPYVKEGMTVLDIGCGPGFFSIDMAQMVGKSGRVITADLQEGMLQKVRKKIKGTELEERITLHKCEENKIGVSEKVDFVLLFYMIHEVPNVKVFFSEIETILKPNGQVFMVEPPFHVSKKTFENTIKKAMDAGLAVVERPKLFLSKAAILKKG
- the rsmD gene encoding 16S rRNA (guanine(966)-N(2))-methyltransferase RsmD produces the protein MRVIGGKAKGRKLLSARGLTTRPTADKIKESIFNILSCDFKDKEVLDLFAGTGNLGIEALSRGASKAVFIESSRHVLPVLEKNLRNCGFTDISQIIGTTVEKGIKILERRGNRFDFIFLDPPYIKGILKDALVKISQSDILKDTSLVIAEHSSSEMVEGGIEGLTLADQRRYGTTIISFFEFFKKTN
- the coaD gene encoding pantetheine-phosphate adenylyltransferase, translating into MERFAVYPGSFDPVTNGHVDLINRALNLFDKLIVTVALNPLKTNLFTMEERVEIIREIFKDNPKVIIDSFDCLLVEYLDRQNVHVVVRGLRAVLDFEYEFQMALMNRKLHRNIESVFLMTSYRWFYISSKIIKEVASMGGSVKNLVPDVVDRKLKEKFPKYRELNSNNIRLNGRKNHDSG
- a CDS encoding pyridoxal phosphate-dependent aminotransferase produces the protein MILAERVNKIKPSPTLAVSAKADKMKADGIDIISFGAGEPDFDTPQNIKDAAINALNEGFTKYTPVDGIQELKDAIINKFQRQNNLTYERKQIIVSCGGKHIIYNIAQALFNSGDEVIIPAPYWVSFPDIVLLTDATPVIVKTTEKNEFKILPDELWEAITDKTKAIILNSPSNPTGTVYMAEELGKIAEIAVEKKLIVISDEIYEEFVYDGLTFTSIASLGKEIKNLTIVANGVSKAYSMTGWRIGYAGGPQEIISAMSKIQSQSTSNPTSIAQKASIEALTNSYDAVNTMVEEFNRRRKYMVKRLNSIDGVSCLKPMGAFYTFPRVSPLYQKRFNGKRIEDSTGFADFLLDVAMVAVVPGLAFGDDNHIRLSYATSFENIKMGMDRIEEAIKQLE
- a CDS encoding EamA family transporter: MKGEKILIAVLLIATVLCWGATPIIEKIGLTKVSPIVGVTIRSITITVILVVVTILTGDIKDIINTDVKSISLFSLSGILAGLLGMWTYYQILKTGATSKIVPLAATYPLVTAMLSILILGEAITLPRIIGTVLIVGGIYLVK